CGCCCTGCGCTGGGCGGTGGCGGAGCGCTTCCACGTCGTCAACCTCAGCCTCTCGTCACGCAAGGGCGACTTCAAGGCCTCGCTGCACGACATCGCGGACGAGGCGTACTTCAACCGGGTGGCGATCGTGGCCTCGGCGCACAACAGCCCGGTCCGCAGCTATCCCTGGATCTTTCCCTCGGTGATTTCCGTCGGGTCGCACGAGGTCGCCGACGCGGAGCGCATCGAGGTCAGTCCGCAGCCCCCGGTCGAATTCTTCGCGGCCGGTGTCGGAATCGAGGTCCCCTGGATGGGCGGCGGCCGTTCGTTCCTCTCCGGGAACAGCTTCGCGACCCCGCATGTCACCGGATTCGTGGCCCGCATCCTCGGGAAGCACCCGCATCTTCCGGTGAGCGAGGTCAAGCACGTTCTCGCCTCCCTCTCGGACAACTTCACCGACGCGTCCGACCCACCCCGCGCCCCCACTCCTGTCACCGCTTCCGGCGTACCCGTCTCGCCCACCCCATCCGCCTCATCCGCCTCATCCACCCCATCCACCTCATCCGCCGAAGGAGCCGGCCATGACGAATCCGGCGTATGACGCCCCTCTCAGCGGCCCTCCGCTGTCCCGGCGCGACGAGGTGTTGCGCTCGACCGTACGGCTGGCCCGGCTTGTCTTCGGCGCTCCCGCCTCGTCGGTCTTCCTGCACGACGCGGCGGGCGAGGCACTCGTCCTGGAGGCGATCTCCGACCCCCAGGAGGACAGCCTGGTGGGCTGGACCATCCCCGACTACAGCGGCATAGCCGGGTGGGTCTTCCAGAGCGGGGAGGCGGTGATCGCCGACAACCTCGACAACCACCCGCAGTTCAACCGGGACTTCGCGGCCTCCACCGGCCGGATACCGAAGGCCATCATCGCCGCGCCGCTGGACACCGACGGGTCCGTCTTCGGCGTCCTGGAGGTGCTCGACCCGGTGCTGGGCCCGCGCAGCACGACCTCCGGCCTGGAGTTGGTCTCGGAGCTGGCGCGCCAGTGCGCGGCGGCCCTGGTTCTGGCGGGCCCGCCGCCCGGCCCCGCCGGACGGCACGCGGCGGCCGCCGCACGGCTGACCACCCTGGTGGCCGACCTGGCCAGCACCGACGACCCGAATGCCGCGCGGACGCTCGCCTCGCTCGAGGAGATCGCCAGCGCCCTGTCATCGAGAAGGGGGTGATCCCGTGCATCTGCTGGAAATAGGCGCCATCCGCAACAAGCCCGCCGCCGGCCTCTATCTGGCCTTGACCCGCCGCTGCCCGCTGTCGTGCGCCCACTGCTCCACCGACTCCTCCAGTACCAGCGAACAGCATCCCGAGACGCCGTTCCGTCGGCTCGTGGAGTCCTTCGACCACGAGACCCGACCGGACCTGCTGCTGATGTCCGGCGGCGAGGCGCTGCTGCGGGCCGCGCTCGTCGCCGACCTCGCCCGCACCGCCCGGGCCGTGGGCACCCGTTCGTACGTGCTGTCGGGCATGTGGTTCGCCCGGGAGGACCGGCGGCTGCCCGCCCCGGTGTCCGCGGCGATCCGCGAGGTGGACCACTTCGCGGCCAGCCTCGACGAGTTCCACGAACGCGAGGTGAGCCGGGCCGACGTCTTCCGGGCGATGCACCGCATACGCGAGCTGGTGCCGCAGGTGAGCTTCCAGCTCACCGGGCGGGGGGACGACGATCCCTACCTCCAGGGCCTGATCGACGATGTGCGCCGCGAGTTCGACGACCAAGTACCCATCCTGGTAGGCACCTTGAGTCCGATCGGCCGTGGCCGCCAGCTCGGCGGGCTGACTCCCACGCCCTCCTCCGGCGTCCCGGTCGCGCCCGTCGACCCGTGCGACCGGATCACCTGGCCGCTGGTCACCTACGACGGCACCGTCTACGCCTGCTGTAACCAGGACCTGGTGGAGCGGCGCATGCCGGAGCACCTGATCGTCGGCCACGCGTCCCGCCAGTCATGGCCCGAGCTGCGCGAGAAGTTCCTGCAGCGTGAGCTGTACCGGGCGCTGCGCGTGCTCGGACCCAGCTTCGTGGCCGCCCGGTTCTCGGACGGACCGTGCGACAAGGGCATGTGCGGCAACTGCGTCGCGCTGTCCGGCGACGCCGCGGCCGAACGGCAGGTGACGGAGTACCTGCGCAGCGAATCCGGGCGACAGGTGGAGGCCGCCGCCCGCCGCATGGTCGAGCAGGTGGACGGGACCGCCTTCTCGGAGCGCCGCTCCGGCCGCTATGGCGGCCTGGTGTCCCTGGGATGGGAGGCGGACCGTGAACAGTCGTCCTCCGCGCGCTGACACCGAGGCGGTCCGCAGCCGCCCCACGCTGGCGGACACCGAGGCGATGCGCCACCGTCGCGGTGAGTCGGTCCTGCTGTACATCACCGACCAGTGCCCGGTCGGCTGCGCGCACTGCTCGGTGGACGCCCGCGCGGACGGCGGCAGGGTCGCCGACTGGGAGGTCTTCCACGACGTCGTCGCCGGCATCGTCGCGCTGCCCGGCCTACGGTCGGTGGCGGTCTCCGGCGGCGAGCCCTTCGCCGAGCAGCGGGCGCTGCCGTACGCGATCGGGGTGTTCGCCGACGCCGGGCTGGAGACCGTCGTCTTCACCAGCGGGTACTGGGCGCGCGAGAGCGGCTCCGCGCCCGGCTGGGTACGGCGGCTGCTGCCGCGGATCTCCACGCTCTTCCTGAGCACGGACGGCTTCCACCAGGGCGGTGTGTCCAACAACCGGTTCGTCGGCGCACTGCGCGCGGCCCACCAGGCGGGCTGCCGCATCGTCGTCCAGGAACTGGACACGGGCGACGGCGCGCGGGTGGCCGAGGAACTGCTGCTGGAGGCGCTCGGCCCGCGGTGGGCCGACGAGGCGGAGACCAAGCTGATCACCCCCCTGCGGTACGGGCGGGGCTCGGGGGTCTTCGCCCTCCAGCGCCGGCACGAGGTGGGGGCGTTCTCGGCGTGCACCCTGCTCGGCTCGCCCACGGTCCGCTACGACGGGGTGGTGATCCCCTGCTGCAACGAGGGGCTGATCACCGGTCACGGGCCGGCCGCGCTGCGTGCCCCGACCCGGCGGCCCGAGGGCGTGGCGCAGGCGCTGACCGGCTTCCGGGAGGATCCGCTGCTGCGGGTGATGGGGCGCCTCGGCCCGGGGGCGGCGGCCGACCTGCCCGGCTTCGAGGCCCTGCGCGAGGAACGCTTCGAGAACGTCTGCGGCGGTTGCTGGAAGGCGTACGACATCGCCGGCCGCCCGGGGAGGGCCGCGGACTCCGTGACAGCACTGGGCGTGGCCCTGAGGGAAGGCGGTTGACGGTGGAGGAGCAGACGAGGTCGCAAGCGCTGCGCCGCAAGATCGGGCTGCTGATGCCGGCGGTGGACGCCGCGTCCCGGCAGATGTGGACCCATCCGCGCAGCGACCAGGTGTACCTGGAGTGGCTCAGGACGCTGCACGGGACGATCCGGGCCACGGTGCCGCTGATGCTGGCGGCCGTCGAGCAGTGCACCGCCCGTCAGGACGACCCGGTGGCCGACCTGGTGGGCCGCTACCTGGCCAAGCACATCCGTGAGGAGTACGGGCACGACCAGTGGGTGGCCGAGGACTACGTGGTGGCCGGGGGTGATCCCGAGACGCTGCGCACGACGCTGCCCGGGGCGGCCGTCGCCTCGCTGGTCGGCTCGCAGTACTACTGGCTGCGCCATGCGCATCCGGTGGCACTCGTGGGGCACATCGCGGTACTGGAGG
Above is a genomic segment from Streptomyces sp. NBC_00094 containing:
- a CDS encoding S8 family serine peptidase — translated: MNAGELVDRSSVAASTAVDREWAWGGSRGAGIRICVIDSGVTPDHPEIGPLEGSYAVERIEQDAAGDGRPSYRIVPDDEGDAAGHGTACAAIIRRIAPDVSLTSVRVLGPRLAGDGNMLLAALRWAVAERFHVVNLSLSSRKGDFKASLHDIADEAYFNRVAIVASAHNSPVRSYPWIFPSVISVGSHEVADAERIEVSPQPPVEFFAAGVGIEVPWMGGGRSFLSGNSFATPHVTGFVARILGKHPHLPVSEVKHVLASLSDNFTDASDPPRAPTPVTASGVPVSPTPSASSASSTPSTSSAEGAGHDESGV
- a CDS encoding GAF domain-containing protein, which encodes MTNPAYDAPLSGPPLSRRDEVLRSTVRLARLVFGAPASSVFLHDAAGEALVLEAISDPQEDSLVGWTIPDYSGIAGWVFQSGEAVIADNLDNHPQFNRDFAASTGRIPKAIIAAPLDTDGSVFGVLEVLDPVLGPRSTTSGLELVSELARQCAAALVLAGPPPGPAGRHAAAAARLTTLVADLASTDDPNAARTLASLEEIASALSSRRG
- a CDS encoding SPASM domain-containing protein, with the translated sequence MHLLEIGAIRNKPAAGLYLALTRRCPLSCAHCSTDSSSTSEQHPETPFRRLVESFDHETRPDLLLMSGGEALLRAALVADLARTARAVGTRSYVLSGMWFAREDRRLPAPVSAAIREVDHFAASLDEFHEREVSRADVFRAMHRIRELVPQVSFQLTGRGDDDPYLQGLIDDVRREFDDQVPILVGTLSPIGRGRQLGGLTPTPSSGVPVAPVDPCDRITWPLVTYDGTVYACCNQDLVERRMPEHLIVGHASRQSWPELREKFLQRELYRALRVLGPSFVAARFSDGPCDKGMCGNCVALSGDAAAERQVTEYLRSESGRQVEAAARRMVEQVDGTAFSERRSGRYGGLVSLGWEADREQSSSAR
- a CDS encoding radical SAM protein gives rise to the protein MNSRPPRADTEAVRSRPTLADTEAMRHRRGESVLLYITDQCPVGCAHCSVDARADGGRVADWEVFHDVVAGIVALPGLRSVAVSGGEPFAEQRALPYAIGVFADAGLETVVFTSGYWARESGSAPGWVRRLLPRISTLFLSTDGFHQGGVSNNRFVGALRAAHQAGCRIVVQELDTGDGARVAEELLLEALGPRWADEAETKLITPLRYGRGSGVFALQRRHEVGAFSACTLLGSPTVRYDGVVIPCCNEGLITGHGPAALRAPTRRPEGVAQALTGFREDPLLRVMGRLGPGAAADLPGFEALREERFENVCGGCWKAYDIAGRPGRAADSVTALGVALREGG
- a CDS encoding iron-containing redox enzyme family protein; the encoded protein is MEEQTRSQALRRKIGLLMPAVDAASRQMWTHPRSDQVYLEWLRTLHGTIRATVPLMLAAVEQCTARQDDPVADLVGRYLAKHIREEYGHDQWVAEDYVVAGGDPETLRTTLPGAAVASLVGSQYYWLRHAHPVALVGHIAVLEGNPPGPGLADDLAVRTGLPEASFRTIARHAQLDVQHRDDVHRLIDRLPLDPAQEELLGVSALHSMRGLIEVMEDVLGRVHRRSPVALAG